In bacterium, one DNA window encodes the following:
- a CDS encoding chromate transporter, whose translation MQITRKPTNKIKETILLTYDFFLIGIFTIGGGYAMIPQMRQIFCKSRKYLTEEEFWEILAISQITPGPIAVNMATFIGYRVSGFIGSLSATIGVVLPSFIVILLISIYLTSFTKIPQVKRFLIGILTGVVGEITYITFEILKKTEKNIMYLFILILSLVELFILRVDPILVILVGGLLGITLGKLFEDKNGSY comes from the coding sequence TTGCAAATAACGAGAAAACCCACCAACAAAATTAAGGAAACGATTTTGCTCACATACGATTTCTTTCTGATTGGTATCTTCACAATCGGCGGTGGTTACGCAATGATTCCACAAATGCGGCAAATCTTTTGTAAGTCAAGGAAGTATTTAACGGAAGAGGAATTTTGGGAGATACTCGCAATCTCGCAAATTACTCCTGGCCCAATTGCCGTAAACATGGCAACATTTATAGGATACAGGGTCAGTGGATTTATAGGGTCTCTCTCTGCCACCATCGGAGTGGTCCTACCTTCCTTTATCGTCATACTTCTTATTTCAATTTACTTAACCAGCTTTACCAAAATTCCTCAGGTAAAAAGGTTCCTTATTGGCATATTAACAGGTGTGGTCGGAGAAATTACCTATATTACCTTTGAAATCTTAAAAAAAACTGAAAAAAACATCATGTACCTATTTATACTCATCCTGTCTCTTGTTGAACTTTTTATTTTAAGAGTAGACCCAATTTTAGTAATCCTTGTCGGCGGTTTACTGGGAATAACTTTGGGAAAGTTGTTTGAGGACAAAAATGGTTCTTATTAG